A single Gasterosteus aculeatus chromosome 2, fGasAcu3.hap1.1, whole genome shotgun sequence DNA region contains:
- the LOC120829869 gene encoding uncharacterized protein LOC120829869 isoform X5 yields the protein MSLCCPAIGWRPIQDVPCLSPEVGWDGLQPPPRPCVQDKRFDNGWMDGVCSKDYPPNFSKGEQGLSELEQAPTVDDALNFFPVNSPSMETGQERKYIRTDKDALQRKILHQYEEELRGLETEIELFEIQDPKNTKATALQSFDQLFKKRTVLTKGVAGVGKTFQTKLFMVDWAKQISNKKIDLIVSFNFDWLNSRKKDQSLIDLIRQSLSEDEQRVYNYEECELAFVLDGLERCELPLDFQKNEELTDMEEAASMDVLLTNLIKGNLLPSAQLWILSQPSGVNKIPPDYIKKVTECRETKRWQKLTSALRARILRENPQEEDINHPDQKNIEHVMRNDRSGEVDSEENNVTRVNAGSDIFKETKGKKIKTVLTTKEAGIEKSFYVQKFLREWAKNNKSPLGDHILIQLNLLTLNFKEKVSLMGLVNRFFNETKRSVVSTSDQFPVLFVLGGLDVNQRPLDFDINDTVTDVREPASVDVILTNLIRGTLLPSARIWITCPLKLPDACVDRMTQIRWKPDIASQKMLKSQLKKQFSHVPEGTDMQKPSALLNEIYTDLYIIEGQRGEVNAQHEIRQVQDAKFKPEAEEIMIKYHDILKASPKIRTVLTVGVAGIGKTFATKKYMLDWAEDKANGDMFYMFPLSFRELNLRKEQELSLEELLHQFFPSMKTSEIKDYDRYRILVVLDGLDECRLDLDFDKSTDWTKMREPTSVNVLLTNLIQGNLLSEAQIWITSRPAASNHIPADKVDRVTEVRGFNDEQKEEYFRKRFSDQELAEKILSHVKQCRSLYIMCHIPVFCYITTWVLEDFVIRKKEGRMPKTMTEMYIHFIMLQCRQANVKYGEDVTVETSDTNSCWNTTNKETIMSLGKLAFDGLQEGNLLYTEENLTDCGVDIEKTAVFSGLFTQVTRESSGLYPQKLFCFVHLSIQEFLAAFHVFLKFNNTGENLLAGGGDSPADFYKTAVNKALESKTGEWDLFLRFLLGLSLETNQNLLEELLKKTEHNDNIIKETIGYIKEKIREENSDADKNLNLFHCLNELNDHSLVEEVKTYLQSETVTFEEFSTSQWSALTFVLLTSDEKFDVFDLKRYLKSEKVLLGMLPVVKVSKIALLSWCELSEESCRGLASSVIGAPSSNLTELDLSHNDLLDSGVQMLAGGLQSPHCRLEILKLLGCQVTEKGCSFLASALKSNTASTLKLLDLSYNHPGVNGKAELNAIVEDPNTSLKTLCLDHDGAHRLKPGLKKYGDDLKLDEITASKRLVLSDGGRKAKTVQLVKEKVQRPECADRFKRTQVFCEKGLNGLCYWEVECEGELGIAVAYRTVGRRWDRSGGLGCNDKSWSLLCSKTRYTAIHGKTSKDVKPNNGKTSKDIEPNIKKTSKGVESNIKKTSKGVESNIKKTSKGVEPNIKKTFKGVEPNIKKTSKGVEPNIKKTSKGVEPNIKKTSKGVEPNIKKTSKGVEPNIKKTSKGVEPNIKKTSKGVESNIKKTSKGVESNIKKTSKGVEPNDQKYKDVEILSPNNGKTSNDIEHEDKMTSQDIEPNNGKTSKDIQHNDKKTSQDVEPNDHKKYKAVEPNNGKTFEDVDHNGERTPEAGNPKENIHHTKKIGIFLDWEAGSLTYYCVKSEKKELIHTFHGKFTEPVFPCFWFKKGSVTLCNDP from the exons atgtctctgtgttgccctgcgattggctggcgaccaatccaggatgtaccctgtctatcgcccgaagttggctgggatggactccagccccccccgcgaccctgtgtgcaggataagcggtttgacaatggatggatggatggtgtaTGTTCAAAGGATTATCCTCCCAACTTCAGTAAAGGAGAACAGgg CCTGTCTGAGCTGGAACAGGCTCCAACTGTGGATGATGCTCTCAACTTCTTTCCTGTGAATAG TCCTTCAATGGAGACTGGCCAGGAGAGGAAATACATCAGGACAG ACAAAGATGCCCTGCAGAGGAAAATCCTTCATCAGTATGAAGAGGAACTGAGAGGATTAGAAACAGAGATAGAACTCTTTGAGATACAGGAtcccaaaaacacaaaagctaCAGCCCTCCAATCCTTTGATCAATTGTTCAAAAAGAGAACGGTGCTGACGAAGGGAGTGGCAGGTGTTggcaaaacatttcaaacaaagtTGTTCATGGTAGATTGGGCAAAACAAATATCCAACAAAAAGATAGACTTGATTGTGTCCTTTAACTTTGATTGGCTGAATTCAAGAAAGAAAGATCAAAGTCTAATAGATCTGATTCGTCAGTCCCTAAGTGAGGATGAACAAAGAGTTTACAACTACGAAGAGTGTGAATTAGCTTTTGTGCTTGATGGCTTGGAGAGATGTgaacttcctctggacttccaaaAGAACGAGGAACTGACGGATATGGAAGAGGCAGCCTCGATGGACGTGCTGCTAACAAACCTCATCAAGGGGaatctgcttccctctgctcagcTGTGGATCCTCTCTCAACCATCAGGAGTTAACAAGATTCCTCCTGATTATATTAAGAAAGTGACAGAATGTCGAG agaCAAAACGATGGCAGAAGCTGACCTCAGCCCTCCGAGCAAGAATTCTCAGAGAAAACCCTCAAGAAGAAGACATAAATCATCCTGACCAGAAAAACATTGAGCATGTTATGAGAAACGATCGAAGTGGTGAGGTCGACAGTGAAGAGAACAATGTGACACGAGTCAATGCAGGATCGGACatctttaaagaaacaaaagggaaaaaaatcaaaactgtgctGACCACCAAAGAAGCTGGAATAGAAAAATCCTTCTATGTGCAGAAATTCTTAAGAGAGTGGGCTAAAAATAACAAGTCACCTTTAGGGGATCACATCCTAATTCAACTTAACCTCTTGACGCTGAATTTCAAGGAGAAAGTCAGTTTGATGGGACTTGTTAATCGTTTCTTCAATGAAACAAAGAGATCTGTGGTCTCTACCTCTGACCAGTTCCCAGTGTTATTTGTCTTGGGTGGTTTGGATGTTAACCAACGTCCTCTTGACTTTGACATTAACGACACCGTGACTGACGTCAGAGAACCAGCTTCAGTGGATGTGATACTGACAAACCTCATCAGAGGAACCCTGCTTCCTTCTGCCAGAATCTGGATAACCTGCCCACTGAAGTTGCCTGACGCATGTGTCGACAGGATGACACAAATACGAT GGAAGCCGGATATTGCGAGTCAAAAGATGCTCAAATCTCAGCTGAAGAAGCAATTTTCCCATGTACCTGAGGGGACCGATATGCAGAAACCATCTGCTCtcctgaatgagatctacacagaccTCTACATTATTGAGGGACAGAGGGGAGAGGTCAATGCTCAGCATGAGATCCGACAAGTTCAAGATGCAAAGTTCAAACCAGAGGCAGAAGAAATAATGATTAAATATCATGACATCTTGAAAGCATCTCCTAAAATTAGAACTGTGCTGACGGTGGGAGTGGCCGGCATCGGAAAGACGTTTGCCACAAAGAAGTACATGCTGGACTGGGCCGAAGACAAAGCCAATGGGGACATGTTTTATATGTTTCCACTCTCTTTTCGGGAGCTAAATTTGAGAAAAGAGCAAGAACTCAGTTTGGAGGAACTCCTTCATCAGTTTTTCCCAAGTATGAAGACATCAGAAATAAAGGACTATGACCGGTACAGAATCCTGGTTGTCCTGGATGGTCTTGACGAATGTCGCCTCGACCTTGACTTCGATAAAAGCACAGATTGGACAAAAATGAGAGAGCCAACCTCAGTCAATGTTCTGCTGACAAACCTCATCCAAGGAAATCTGCTTTCAGAAGCTCAAATCTGGATCACCTCCCGACCTGCAGCATCCAACCACATCCCTGCTGATAAAGTGGACCGGGTTACAGAGGTACGAGGATTCAATgatgagcagaaggaggagtacttcaggaagagatTTAGTGATCAAGAGTTGGCTGAGAAAATCTTGTCACATGTCAAACAATGTCGGAGCCTTTACATCATGTGTCACATCCCTGTCTTCTGCTACATCACAACATGGGTTCTGGAGGACTTTGTTAtcagaaagaaggaaggaaggatgccCAAGACtatgactgagatgtacattcaCTTTATAATGTTACAGTGCAGACAGGCGAATGTGAAGTACGGAGAAGATGTGACAGTTGAGACTTCTGACACAAATTCTTGCTGGAATACaacaaacaaggaaacaatCATGTCTCTGGGGAAATTGGCCTTTGATGGGCTCCAAGAAGGAAACCTTCTCTACACAGAAGAGAACTTGACAGACTGCGGAGTTGACATTGAAAAAACTGCCGTCTTCTCAGGATTATTCACACAGGTCACACGAGAATCCTCGGGGCTTTACCCACAGAAATTGttttgcttcgtccatctgagcaTTCAAGAGTTCCTGGCAGCTTTTCATGTCTTTCTAAAATTCAATAACACAGGAGAAAATCTGCTTGCGGGTGGTGGAGACTCACCTGCAGACTTCTACAAGACGGCAGTAAACAAGGCTTTAGAAAGCAAAACTGGAGAATGGGATTTGTTCCTCCGTTTCCTGTTAGGCCTTTCTCTGGAGACAAATCAGAATCTACTGGAGGAACTGCTGAAGAAAACCGAACATAATGACAACATCATCAAGGAAACCATTGGGTacataaaagaaaagatcaGGGAAGAGAATAGTGATGCTGATAAGAAtctcaatctgttccactgtctgaatgagcTGAATGACCACTCTCTTGTAGAGGAAGTGAAAACGTACCTGCAGTCAGAGACAGTCACGTTTGAAGAGTTCTCCACCTCCCAGTGGTCAGCTCTGACCTTTGTGCTGCTCACATCAGATGAGAAGTTTGATGTGTTTGATCTGAAAAGATACCTGAAATCAGAGAAAGTTCTTTTGGGAATGTTGCCGGTGGTTAAAGTCTCCAAAATAGCTTT GCTGAGCTGGTGTGAGCTCTCTGAGGAATCCTGCAGAGGTCTCGCGTCCTCAGTGATCGGCGCCCCGTCTTCTAATCTGacagagctggacctgagtcaTAACGACCTGTTGGATTCAGGTGTGCAGATGCTCGCGGGAGGCCTGCAGAGTCCACATTGTAGGCTGGAGATTCTCAA GCTGTTAGGTTGTCAGGTGACGGAGAAAGGCTGCTCCTTCCTGGCCTCTGCACTCAAGTCCAACACGGCCTCCACCCTAAAACTGCTGGATCTGAGCTACAATCACCCAGGAGTCAACGGGAAGGCAGAGCTGAATGCTATAGTTGAAGATCCAAATACGAGCCTGAAGACACTCTG tttgGACCACGATGGAGCACATCGGTTAAAGCCAGGACTGAAGaagt ATGGCGATGATCTGAAGCTGGATGAAATCACTGCAAGCAAGAGGCTCGTTCTGTCTGATGGAGGCAGGAAAGCAAAAACTGTACAACTGGTGAAGGAGAAAGTGCAACGACCTGAATGCGCCGACAGATTTAAGAGGACTCAGGTGTTTTGTGAGAAAGGCCTAAACGGTCTCTGCTACTGGGAggtggagtgtgaaggggagcTCGGTATCGCAGTGGCATATAGAACGGTGGGTAGAAGATGGGACAGAAGTGGTGGCCTGGGATGCAATGACAAGTCCTGGAGCCTGCTCTGCTCTAAGACCAGATACACTGCAATTCATGGGAAGACATCCAAAGATGTCAAACCCAACAACGGAAAGACATCCAAAGATATTGAGCCTAACATCAAGAAGACGTCCAAAGGTGTTGAGTCTAACATCAAGAAGACGTCCAAAGGTGTTGAGTCTAACATCAAGAAGACGTCCAAAGGTGTTGAGCCTAACATCAAGAAGACGTTCAAAGGTGTTGAGCCTAACATCAAGAAGACGTCCAAAGGTGTTGAGCCTAACATCAAGAAGACGTCCAAAGGTGTTGAGCCTAACATCAAGAAGACGTCCAAAGGTGTTGAGCCTAACATCAAGAAGACGTCCAAAGGTGTTGAGCCTAACATCAAGAAGACGTCCAAAGGTGTTGAGCCTAACATCAAGAAGACGTCCAAAGGTGTTGAGTCTAACATCAAGAAGACGTCCAAAGGTGTTGAGTCTAACATCAAGAAGACGTCCAAAGGTGTTGAGCCCAACGACCAGAAGTACAAAGATGTTGAGATATTGAGCCCCAACAATGGGAAGACATCCAATGATATTGAGCATGAGGACAAGATGACGTCTCAAGATATTGAGCCTAACAATGGGAAGACATCCAAAGATATCCAACATAACGACAAGAAGACGTCTCAAGATGTTGAGCCCAACGACCACAAGAAGTACAAAGCGGTTGAGCCTAACAATGGGAAGACATTCGAAGATGTTGATCATAACGGCGAGAGGACACCTGAAGCTGGTAATCCTAAAGAGAACATACACCATACAAAAAAAATAGGCATTTTTCTGGATTGGGAAGCTGGTTCTCTGACTTATTACTGTGTCAAATCGGAAAAGAAGGAGCTCATACACACCTTTCATGGCAAATTCACAGAACCTGTCTTCCCATGCTTCTGGTTTAAGAAAGGCTCTGTGACTTTGTGTAATGATCCCTAG
- the LOC120829869 gene encoding uncharacterized protein LOC120829869 isoform X6 has protein sequence MDKPINIIEGEQGLSELEQAPTVDDALNFFPVNSPSMETGQERKYIRTDKDALQRKILHQYEEELRGLETEIELFEIQDPKNTKATALQSFDQLFKKRTVLTKGVAGVGKTFQTKLFMVDWAKQISNKKIDLIVSFNFDWLNSRKKDQSLIDLIRQSLSEDEQRVYNYEECELAFVLDGLERCELPLDFQKNEELTDMEEAASMDVLLTNLIKGNLLPSAQLWILSQPSGVNKIPPDYIKKVTECRETKRWQKLTSALRARILRENPQEEDINHPDQKNIEHVMRNDRSGEVDSEENNVTRVNAGSDIFKETKGKKIKTVLTTKEAGIEKSFYVQKFLREWAKNNKSPLGDHILIQLNLLTLNFKEKVSLMGLVNRFFNETKRSVVSTSDQFPVLFVLGGLDVNQRPLDFDINDTVTDVREPASVDVILTNLIRGTLLPSARIWITCPLKLPDACVDRMTQIRWKPDIASQKMLKSQLKKQFSHVPEGTDMQKPSALLNEIYTDLYIIEGQRGEVNAQHEIRQVQDAKFKPEAEEIMIKYHDILKASPKIRTVLTVGVAGIGKTFATKKYMLDWAEDKANGDMFYMFPLSFRELNLRKEQELSLEELLHQFFPSMKTSEIKDYDRYRILVVLDGLDECRLDLDFDKSTDWTKMREPTSVNVLLTNLIQGNLLSEAQIWITSRPAASNHIPADKVDRVTEVRGFNDEQKEEYFRKRFSDQELAEKILSHVKQCRSLYIMCHIPVFCYITTWVLEDFVIRKKEGRMPKTMTEMYIHFIMLQCRQANVKYGEDVTVETSDTNSCWNTTNKETIMSLGKLAFDGLQEGNLLYTEENLTDCGVDIEKTAVFSGLFTQVTRESSGLYPQKLFCFVHLSIQEFLAAFHVFLKFNNTGENLLAGGGDSPADFYKTAVNKALESKTGEWDLFLRFLLGLSLETNQNLLEELLKKTEHNDNIIKETIGYIKEKIREENSDADKNLNLFHCLNELNDHSLVEEVKTYLQSETVTFEEFSTSQWSALTFVLLTSDEKFDVFDLKRYLKSEKVLLGMLPVVKVSKIALLSWCELSEESCRGLASSVIGAPSSNLTELDLSHNDLLDSGVQMLAGGLQSPHCRLEILKLLGCQVTEKGCSFLASALKSNTASTLKLLDLSYNHPGVNGKAELNAIVEDPNTSLKTLCLDHDGAHRLKPGLKKYGDDLKLDEITASKRLVLSDGGRKAKTVQLVKEKVQRPECADRFKRTQVFCEKGLNGLCYWEVECEGELGIAVAYRTVGRRWDRSGGLGCNDKSWSLLCSKTRYTAIHGKTSKDVKPNNGKTSKDIEPNIKKTSKGVESNIKKTSKGVESNIKKTSKGVEPNIKKTFKGVEPNIKKTSKGVEPNIKKTSKGVEPNIKKTSKGVEPNIKKTSKGVEPNIKKTSKGVEPNIKKTSKGVESNIKKTSKGVESNIKKTSKGVEPNDQKYKDVEILSPNNGKTSNDIEHEDKMTSQDIEPNNGKTSKDIQHNDKKTSQDVEPNDHKKYKAVEPNNGKTFEDVDHNGERTPEAGNPKENIHHTKKIGIFLDWEAGSLTYYCVKSEKKELIHTFHGKFTEPVFPCFWFKKGSVTLCNDP, from the exons ATGGATAAGCCTATCAACATCATTGAAGGAGAACAGGG CCTGTCTGAGCTGGAACAGGCTCCAACTGTGGATGATGCTCTCAACTTCTTTCCTGTGAATAG TCCTTCAATGGAGACTGGCCAGGAGAGGAAATACATCAGGACAG ACAAAGATGCCCTGCAGAGGAAAATCCTTCATCAGTATGAAGAGGAACTGAGAGGATTAGAAACAGAGATAGAACTCTTTGAGATACAGGAtcccaaaaacacaaaagctaCAGCCCTCCAATCCTTTGATCAATTGTTCAAAAAGAGAACGGTGCTGACGAAGGGAGTGGCAGGTGTTggcaaaacatttcaaacaaagtTGTTCATGGTAGATTGGGCAAAACAAATATCCAACAAAAAGATAGACTTGATTGTGTCCTTTAACTTTGATTGGCTGAATTCAAGAAAGAAAGATCAAAGTCTAATAGATCTGATTCGTCAGTCCCTAAGTGAGGATGAACAAAGAGTTTACAACTACGAAGAGTGTGAATTAGCTTTTGTGCTTGATGGCTTGGAGAGATGTgaacttcctctggacttccaaaAGAACGAGGAACTGACGGATATGGAAGAGGCAGCCTCGATGGACGTGCTGCTAACAAACCTCATCAAGGGGaatctgcttccctctgctcagcTGTGGATCCTCTCTCAACCATCAGGAGTTAACAAGATTCCTCCTGATTATATTAAGAAAGTGACAGAATGTCGAG agaCAAAACGATGGCAGAAGCTGACCTCAGCCCTCCGAGCAAGAATTCTCAGAGAAAACCCTCAAGAAGAAGACATAAATCATCCTGACCAGAAAAACATTGAGCATGTTATGAGAAACGATCGAAGTGGTGAGGTCGACAGTGAAGAGAACAATGTGACACGAGTCAATGCAGGATCGGACatctttaaagaaacaaaagggaaaaaaatcaaaactgtgctGACCACCAAAGAAGCTGGAATAGAAAAATCCTTCTATGTGCAGAAATTCTTAAGAGAGTGGGCTAAAAATAACAAGTCACCTTTAGGGGATCACATCCTAATTCAACTTAACCTCTTGACGCTGAATTTCAAGGAGAAAGTCAGTTTGATGGGACTTGTTAATCGTTTCTTCAATGAAACAAAGAGATCTGTGGTCTCTACCTCTGACCAGTTCCCAGTGTTATTTGTCTTGGGTGGTTTGGATGTTAACCAACGTCCTCTTGACTTTGACATTAACGACACCGTGACTGACGTCAGAGAACCAGCTTCAGTGGATGTGATACTGACAAACCTCATCAGAGGAACCCTGCTTCCTTCTGCCAGAATCTGGATAACCTGCCCACTGAAGTTGCCTGACGCATGTGTCGACAGGATGACACAAATACGAT GGAAGCCGGATATTGCGAGTCAAAAGATGCTCAAATCTCAGCTGAAGAAGCAATTTTCCCATGTACCTGAGGGGACCGATATGCAGAAACCATCTGCTCtcctgaatgagatctacacagaccTCTACATTATTGAGGGACAGAGGGGAGAGGTCAATGCTCAGCATGAGATCCGACAAGTTCAAGATGCAAAGTTCAAACCAGAGGCAGAAGAAATAATGATTAAATATCATGACATCTTGAAAGCATCTCCTAAAATTAGAACTGTGCTGACGGTGGGAGTGGCCGGCATCGGAAAGACGTTTGCCACAAAGAAGTACATGCTGGACTGGGCCGAAGACAAAGCCAATGGGGACATGTTTTATATGTTTCCACTCTCTTTTCGGGAGCTAAATTTGAGAAAAGAGCAAGAACTCAGTTTGGAGGAACTCCTTCATCAGTTTTTCCCAAGTATGAAGACATCAGAAATAAAGGACTATGACCGGTACAGAATCCTGGTTGTCCTGGATGGTCTTGACGAATGTCGCCTCGACCTTGACTTCGATAAAAGCACAGATTGGACAAAAATGAGAGAGCCAACCTCAGTCAATGTTCTGCTGACAAACCTCATCCAAGGAAATCTGCTTTCAGAAGCTCAAATCTGGATCACCTCCCGACCTGCAGCATCCAACCACATCCCTGCTGATAAAGTGGACCGGGTTACAGAGGTACGAGGATTCAATgatgagcagaaggaggagtacttcaggaagagatTTAGTGATCAAGAGTTGGCTGAGAAAATCTTGTCACATGTCAAACAATGTCGGAGCCTTTACATCATGTGTCACATCCCTGTCTTCTGCTACATCACAACATGGGTTCTGGAGGACTTTGTTAtcagaaagaaggaaggaaggatgccCAAGACtatgactgagatgtacattcaCTTTATAATGTTACAGTGCAGACAGGCGAATGTGAAGTACGGAGAAGATGTGACAGTTGAGACTTCTGACACAAATTCTTGCTGGAATACaacaaacaaggaaacaatCATGTCTCTGGGGAAATTGGCCTTTGATGGGCTCCAAGAAGGAAACCTTCTCTACACAGAAGAGAACTTGACAGACTGCGGAGTTGACATTGAAAAAACTGCCGTCTTCTCAGGATTATTCACACAGGTCACACGAGAATCCTCGGGGCTTTACCCACAGAAATTGttttgcttcgtccatctgagcaTTCAAGAGTTCCTGGCAGCTTTTCATGTCTTTCTAAAATTCAATAACACAGGAGAAAATCTGCTTGCGGGTGGTGGAGACTCACCTGCAGACTTCTACAAGACGGCAGTAAACAAGGCTTTAGAAAGCAAAACTGGAGAATGGGATTTGTTCCTCCGTTTCCTGTTAGGCCTTTCTCTGGAGACAAATCAGAATCTACTGGAGGAACTGCTGAAGAAAACCGAACATAATGACAACATCATCAAGGAAACCATTGGGTacataaaagaaaagatcaGGGAAGAGAATAGTGATGCTGATAAGAAtctcaatctgttccactgtctgaatgagcTGAATGACCACTCTCTTGTAGAGGAAGTGAAAACGTACCTGCAGTCAGAGACAGTCACGTTTGAAGAGTTCTCCACCTCCCAGTGGTCAGCTCTGACCTTTGTGCTGCTCACATCAGATGAGAAGTTTGATGTGTTTGATCTGAAAAGATACCTGAAATCAGAGAAAGTTCTTTTGGGAATGTTGCCGGTGGTTAAAGTCTCCAAAATAGCTTT GCTGAGCTGGTGTGAGCTCTCTGAGGAATCCTGCAGAGGTCTCGCGTCCTCAGTGATCGGCGCCCCGTCTTCTAATCTGacagagctggacctgagtcaTAACGACCTGTTGGATTCAGGTGTGCAGATGCTCGCGGGAGGCCTGCAGAGTCCACATTGTAGGCTGGAGATTCTCAA GCTGTTAGGTTGTCAGGTGACGGAGAAAGGCTGCTCCTTCCTGGCCTCTGCACTCAAGTCCAACACGGCCTCCACCCTAAAACTGCTGGATCTGAGCTACAATCACCCAGGAGTCAACGGGAAGGCAGAGCTGAATGCTATAGTTGAAGATCCAAATACGAGCCTGAAGACACTCTG tttgGACCACGATGGAGCACATCGGTTAAAGCCAGGACTGAAGaagt ATGGCGATGATCTGAAGCTGGATGAAATCACTGCAAGCAAGAGGCTCGTTCTGTCTGATGGAGGCAGGAAAGCAAAAACTGTACAACTGGTGAAGGAGAAAGTGCAACGACCTGAATGCGCCGACAGATTTAAGAGGACTCAGGTGTTTTGTGAGAAAGGCCTAAACGGTCTCTGCTACTGGGAggtggagtgtgaaggggagcTCGGTATCGCAGTGGCATATAGAACGGTGGGTAGAAGATGGGACAGAAGTGGTGGCCTGGGATGCAATGACAAGTCCTGGAGCCTGCTCTGCTCTAAGACCAGATACACTGCAATTCATGGGAAGACATCCAAAGATGTCAAACCCAACAACGGAAAGACATCCAAAGATATTGAGCCTAACATCAAGAAGACGTCCAAAGGTGTTGAGTCTAACATCAAGAAGACGTCCAAAGGTGTTGAGTCTAACATCAAGAAGACGTCCAAAGGTGTTGAGCCTAACATCAAGAAGACGTTCAAAGGTGTTGAGCCTAACATCAAGAAGACGTCCAAAGGTGTTGAGCCTAACATCAAGAAGACGTCCAAAGGTGTTGAGCCTAACATCAAGAAGACGTCCAAAGGTGTTGAGCCTAACATCAAGAAGACGTCCAAAGGTGTTGAGCCTAACATCAAGAAGACGTCCAAAGGTGTTGAGCCTAACATCAAGAAGACGTCCAAAGGTGTTGAGTCTAACATCAAGAAGACGTCCAAAGGTGTTGAGTCTAACATCAAGAAGACGTCCAAAGGTGTTGAGCCCAACGACCAGAAGTACAAAGATGTTGAGATATTGAGCCCCAACAATGGGAAGACATCCAATGATATTGAGCATGAGGACAAGATGACGTCTCAAGATATTGAGCCTAACAATGGGAAGACATCCAAAGATATCCAACATAACGACAAGAAGACGTCTCAAGATGTTGAGCCCAACGACCACAAGAAGTACAAAGCGGTTGAGCCTAACAATGGGAAGACATTCGAAGATGTTGATCATAACGGCGAGAGGACACCTGAAGCTGGTAATCCTAAAGAGAACATACACCATACAAAAAAAATAGGCATTTTTCTGGATTGGGAAGCTGGTTCTCTGACTTATTACTGTGTCAAATCGGAAAAGAAGGAGCTCATACACACCTTTCATGGCAAATTCACAGAACCTGTCTTCCCATGCTTCTGGTTTAAGAAAGGCTCTGTGACTTTGTGTAATGATCCCTAG